The following DNA comes from Halobacillus litoralis.
ACATATTCATCTGCACGGTGTTTGGCATATAAATAATACTTGAAATCATCTGGCGCCTGCTCTGGACGATCAGCCCCGATTGAGCTTAACATCATATATCTTTTCACACCATTTGCTTTAGCAAAATCAGCAGCTTTGATCGCCCCTTCCTGGTCAATGACGATTGTTTTATCTGCACCAGTATGCGGACCAGAGCCTGCTGCAAAGATCACAGCGTCTTTCCCATGGAAGGCATGCTCAAAGTCTTTTTCAAGGTCACCTAATACAGTAGCCACCCCGAGCTCTTCAAACTGAGGAATTTGATCCGTGTCCCGGACCATTGCATAAGGCTTGTGTTCTGAATCATTTAATTTATTGATGATATGTTTACCTACTTTTCCATTCGCTCCAATGACTAGCACCTTCATCTAATCAACCTCCTTGAATGTCTTTTCCTTGTTTTTCCCTACATATCTAAATATAAACAGTTCAATATTCACTGAAAGGAAATCCTTCCCATGAGAGCGAATCAGTTAATATATAGGAGGGGAGGCAATATATGAAGAACATTTATCTTTTCACCGGGTTTCCTGGTTACTTGGCATCTGAATTAGTCAAGGAGCTTTTCGACCAGCCCCACCACATTGAGAAAATCTACTTACTATACCTTGAGCCTATGGAAGAACGCGCCCGTGACCAAATAAAAGAGTGGGAAAAATGCACTTCGATCGATTTGGAAAAAGTCCATCTGATCAAAGGAGATATCACTGAACTGCAAATGGGACTCGAACCATCCTTATCCCAGAATCTCCAGAAAAGCGTCACCCATGTGTTCCACCTCGCAGCACTCTATGACCTGGCGATTCCGCTCTCTGCCGCATGGAAAGTAAACGTCCAGGGGACACGTGTAGTGAATCGATGGTTGGAAAATTGCCTGAACTTAAACCGGTATATTTATTTCAGCACCGCGTATGTGTCAGGAAAACGCGAAGGGCACATCAGCGAAGAAGACCTCCTACACACTGAAGGATTCAAGAACCATTACGAATTCACAAAATATGAAGCGGAGCGACTAGTGAAAGAGGTACAGCCTCACATACCAACAACAGTGATCCGGCCCGGCATTGTCGTCGGGCACACAGAATCAGGGATAACTGCTAAATTTGACGGACCGTATTTTATATTGAACTTGCTGGATGTATTAAAACATTCACCTATCCTCCCTTACTTCGGAAAAGGAGAAGCGAAAGTGAACTTAGTGCCATTGGATTATGTCATTGCTTCCACGATTCATTTTGCCCATTCGCCTGAAAGCAGTGGGAAAACGTATCACTTAACAGATCCAAACCCTTACACAGCCAAAGCCATCTACCAGCGGCTTTGTGAGCTTCACGTACACAAAAAGCCACACCTCACCTTACCGATCAGCATTGCACGGCAATCTTTGAAAATCAAAACACTCCGCCAGCAGCTGAAAATACAAAAAGAAGCGCTTGATTACTTTCTGTGTCAAAGCGAATATGACTGCACTCAAACTATGAAAGACTTGAATGGTACGCCAATTTCATGTCCTGATCTCTTTACGTACACAAATAACCTTGTCTCTTATTACCAGACACAAAAAAAGAATCCTGATAAGCACGTCTCTATTTTCTAGTATCCAAGTTCTTTAAGCTTCAAGATTTTGCGTTCATTCTGGAACGTCCTACTATCCTGCAGGAGGAACAGAACCACAAAAGGCAGCGGTTCTCTTCCGCTGCCTCCTCCTTATTCTTCTTCCAGCCAACTTTCATATAAACGTTCCACTTCGGCCTCTACTTGTTCTTTTTCAGATTGCAGTGAAACTAAATCCCTCACGGCCCCGTTTTCTTCCATCTGCTGCTCGAGGGCCACCACTTGCTTTTCTAAACGGGCGATTTCATCTTCCAGATACCCTTCACTTCCAGCATCCTTATTTGCTGATGGTTCTTCTTTTGCCCCAGAGCTCGGCAATGATTGTTCCCTCTGGCTTTCAAAACTTTCAATCCAACGCTCCCTGGTTTCATCGTAATTTCCAATATGACGATATAGCTTCCCCTCAATAAGGTAGGCTGTGCTCGTGAAGCATTGATTGAGAAAGTAACGGTCGTGGGAGACGCCGATAATCGTCCCTTCGAAATGATTCAAAGCTTCTTCCAACACCTCTTGTGATTCGATATCCAGATGGTTCGTCGGCTCATCGAGGATAAGGACCTGTATTCCCTGGTACATGAATACCGCTAATTTCAGCCTCATCTGTTCACCACCACTGAGGTGGCGGATTTTCCGGAATACATCGTACCCATAAAACATGAACCTGGCCAAACGATGGCGAGCTTCTCCTTCGGTTACTCGAATGTAGTCTCTGAAGTAATCAATCATCCGCTGGTCACGATCTACATGTTGAAGCGGGTTTTGCGGAAGATAACCAACTTCAATAGATGGTGCCCGTTTAATGCTTCCTGTGTCTGGTTCTTCAATTCCCAATAGTATTTTCAACAGTGTTGATTTCCCGCTTCCATTTGTCCCTACAATTGCCAGACGCTCTTGATAACGAACATGTAAATCGACACCCTTTAGCACGGAGGTGCTTCCATAAGCTTTTCCTAAGCCCTCTACTTGAAAGACATCTTTCCCTGTCCTGCCTTCAGACTGAAGTGACAACTGCATCTTCTTCGGGTCAATGACCGGACGATCCAATTTCTCCATTCTTTCCAGAGCTTTCTCCATACTTTTTGCTTTTTTGAAAAGTTTCGGATTCGGCGGCGTCGCTTCATTAGCCCATTGCCTCAGCCTCCGGATAGCTTCCTTCATCTTCTTGATCTTCTTCTGCTGCTCTTCATATTGATGGAATTCCGCTAGTAACTTCTCTTCTTTCTGCTTCTCGAACGAGGAATAGTTTCCCTTATAGGTATGGAGTTCACCTGATTCAAGGTCCATGACCTCTGTGACAACCTGATCCAGAAAAGAACGGTCATGAGAAATGATGCAGATTGTTCCCTTATACTGTCGCAAGTATTCTTCCAGCCATTCAATAGCCCGAAGGTCGAGATGGTTCGTCGGTTCATCCAACAGCAGGACATCCGGGTTTTCCAGCAGCAATTTGGCTAGTCCCAACTTAGTCTTTTCCCCACCACTCAATTGTGAAAAAGGCTGTTCCAATAGATGTCGGACATTCAAACCATTGGCTACGCGGCGGATGGAAGCCTCCATTTCATAGCCACCGTCTTGAGTGAAACGTTCTTGGATTTCCCCATATTCCAACATGGCTTTTTCCATTCTTTCCGGGTCGAGCATCTCTTTTTCAAGAGCCTTCATTCTTCGACTTAATATCAGCAGTTCTTTAAAAGCAAGTTCGAGAAAAGCTTTACCAGTATCCTCCCATTGAGAAGGAATCTGCTTTAAATAACCGATTCGTATCCCCTTCTGGATGAATAGATCTCCACCATCCATAGCCTCTTCTTTGGTGATGATGCGGAACAGTGTCGATTTCCCGCTCCCGTTCCTGCCGACAAGACCAATTCGCTGTTGTTCTTTCCATTCCATATTCAGCGCTTCAAACAATACTTCCCCACCGACAATTTTATATAAGTTTTTCATTGTAATAATCATTTGAATTCCTCCTAAAGACTAATTGAAGACACAAAAAAAGTCAGAGGTCCCGTTACCTCTGACTTTACTTCCTGTCCTATAAATCAGATATGAGACGTTACATTTTTCATTATTCACCTGGCTTTTTGGACATACGTGTCCCGTTGACAGCTGAATCATGAATAATCGCACGGCGTACATAATTGATTTGGTAGTCAAGCACGTGCATCTGTAACATCTTCATACCCTCCTTTGTCTTTAGAATTGCTCTTATTATAACGGAATTTCAGAAAATTGGCTACTCTTTTTTGTTATCTGCATATTTGCCTAACTTCTTCAGAAGCTCGATCGCTTCTTTCTTTTCTTCATCCGTAAGTCCGTCCATGATCTTTTCAATCTGTTTCCAATGATCAGGAAAAATACTATTCAATAGTTCGCGGCCTTTTTCCGTAATTGAAGCAAATGTAATTCTGCGATCGTTCGGACATGGCACACGTTCCAAATATTTTTTCTTCTCCAGTTTATCTACCACGTAGGTGATGCTTCCGCTAGCAAGGAGAATCTTTTCGCCGATTTTCTGTAGCGGCTGGTCACCTTCATGATAGAGAAGTTCAAGAACCCCGAATTCTGTAGGGTTCAGCTCGTATCTTTGAATGTCATCTTTCACTAAATCTGCAATCGTGCGTTGTGCTTTCGCCAATACGACAAACAGCTTCAACGACGGATCTTGCTTTTTCTTTCGGTATAAATCTTGTTCGCTCATCACGTTCGCCCATCCTTTTTTATAGATAAAGATAGTATAAGTTTAACAAATTTCTACTGTCAAACCATCCTAAACCTTCAAAATTCCTGAAATGAAAGTTTTTCACTCATTCGGCACTGCCTGCAATGCTTGCGGCCCGCCACCTAAAAAAGTGAAATGGCCTGGAAGGACTTGTAGGTGAGCCGGGGTATTGCCTTTGATTTCTCCATCCATATCCACCTCTTGTGATTGATCGACATCGATGCTTATCCTTTCTCCCTGACGATGGTAAAGTTCCTGGAACTGTCGGTCATCGACGGAAGGACGGCCCATCGTCATCAACTCCCGAAACAACGTCAAGTTTGAATTTTTCACAATCAACACATCGAACTTACCATCCTGAAGGTCGATGTAGGGGACAGGCAGACGCCTAGTGCCAATGAACTGGCCGTTCGTAACTAACACCATAACGGCTTCTCCTTCCAGGACTTCACCATCAACAGAGACCGAAAACTTGAAAGGTGTGGCCTGATTCATCGTTTTAAGAGCACTGATAAAATAACTGAGCACTCCTAGACGATTTTTCTGATCTTCGTCGATATTTGAGGAAGTTTGTGTAACTAGACCAATTCCCCAAAAGTTGAGAAAATAATGCTCATCGGTTTTTCCTGCGTCTACTTGTAACTCTTCCCCTTGAATAACAGCTCTTGCTGCTTGGTCCAATTTTTGAGGAGTGTCCAGCACCCGGCTGAAATCATTACAAGTCCCACCAGGTAAGATGCCGATCACTGGACGTTTTTCCAGTTCAGCCATGCTATTAATACATTCATGCACAGTCCCGTCCCCACCGAAAATGAATAGAACGTCCACTTCCTGTCCGTACTCGCGGCACACTTGATCCAGTTCTTCCAGCGACATCGTCTGAATAACTTTGAGCTCTTTGACTTCCTTACTAAGGATAGGCAGTATCTGCCCAAGAGCGGTTTCTACCTGTGTTTCCTCTTTGTTTCCATTATATATGAAAATACCACTCTGATATCGAGGCATGTAATCCCTTCCTTCCTCTTATCATAATTGACTATTTTGCTTCAATTGAAACCAAGGACTTGCTTGTAGCTGCTTCCCAAATCCGTTCACGGTCGTCTACAGTCAAATAAACTCTTTTGACTTTCCTTTTCAAACCGAAGAAAAGACAGGCCTATTTCCTCCTCCAGGTCGATTATGAATGTCGGGGAAACAGGCTCCAGCCCTCCTAATGTTAAGCTTAAGGCTTCTTTCTCCTTCACGCCCAGATTTTCAGCAGAAGTATATGGGCGGATACCTTTTATCTCCTCCAAAGGAATGGTCATATGGAAGCGCAGTCCTTTTTGGATATGGACAGCAGATTCATCTAAGATGAGGGGGTTCTTCCGAATCGCCTGATAATCTCCAACCAAAAATAAAAGAGCATAGAAATCAAGTGTTGTAGCGACCCAGGCAGCAGTGTGGCTATATTGCATAAGAATGACATGCACCGCAATGATTTCAATGAGCATCGCATGGACAAGCATAAGAAATACACCGAAATATTCACTATTTTTATGATAACTGAAACTTTCCTTGCCTGTGGGGACTTTATCCAGATGTGGAAATAATGCAAAACGTACAGCAGCGGCATCTGCTGCCAGAAGACTGCTCAACTTGTTAAAAGCTTTATACTTCTTTTGACGGGAAAAAGTACGTTGATTTGTTGCGTGCACTCTTGCTAATAAATGAGGGTGAGTTTTATGGAATTCTTTAAAATTTTGTTTCCACTTCGGCAACTCCCTGAGGAAGAAAATAAGAAGACTTATTTCGAAGACTATAAAAAAAGTTTCAATGGCTACAAGAGAATAGTTCATTACCATTAAATCTTCTTTCGCATAATCAGGGACGATCCAATGTATGAAAAGGGCCCCAAGCAGCATCAATGGTGCAAAAACAGAAACCGACGGTCGTCTTCTCAATACAAAAGTGAATGTGACGATCGGCAGGATAACCATCACATCAATCATTGTCGCCCAGACCAATGGCCCCTGAACAGTTCCTGTTATCTCAGCCTTTTGCATAAGGAAGTTCGCCATCAACAAGAGACTGATAAAAAACAAGCCTCCATAAAAGGATTTCCTATGATACCTGATTGTCTTTTCCACCTGGACCCTCTCCTTATCCTTTTCCTTCATTTTACAATAAAAAATGAGTCTTCAGCATAAAAATAAATGACATTCCCTGCTCTTCTTCATTTGTTCACAAGGCTGTCACAGAACAAACAATTAGGTTTACTTCCCTATCATTCTCCTTTATACTTAGCTTTGTTTAGGAGGCTAAGTAATTATGAAAGAACAAATAGACCATACTTTGGGATACAACATCCATATGGTTTCGCACTTTTTACAAAATGTATATAACAAACGATTAGGAGAATATGGATTAACACATTCGCAAGCCAAGGTCATTTATTTTTTGGCATCCAGAGGTGACCAAAGTCAGACAGAACTACAAAATCACCTTCATATTAAAGCGTCATCAATGAACGGTCTGATTGAATCTCTGGCTAAACATGAGCGTATTACCAAGAGGTCCAGCAGCAAAGATAAACGAACCAAGATCATAACACTCACGGACAATGGCTTGGAATTACACGATACGATCTTGAGCATCATTCAAGATATTGAAAAAGAAGCGACGGCAGGTTTGTCACCTGAAGAACAACAGGTGATGGTTTCCTGGCTGAAAAAAATGCAACAGAATTTAAAGCCTATAACATCAGGGAGAGAAAATAAATGAAAGAACAGAGTCAGCGTTTAGGTACTCAACCGATTCCGAAACTGCTTGCTAATTTATCGATTCCCGCCATGATAGGCATGTTCGTGATGGCACTCTATAACGTCATTGATACATTATTTATCGCGCGAGGGGTCGGGATCTTAGGGGTATCAGGCGTAAGTATCGGATTTCCAGTCATGATGATTATTATGGCGATTTCAGCAGCTGTCGGCATCGGCGGTGCTTCTGTAATATCAAGAAGACTAGGAGAAAATAAGCCAGAAGAAGCCGACCAAGTGTTCGGAAATATCCTATTTATGATTGTTGCCGTCAGCAGTTTCGGCTTAATTGGTGCATTTACGTTCCTGGAGCCTTTATTGAAACTGTTCGGCGCGACTGAAAACATTCTGCCTTATGCAACAGATTACCTTTTCCCGATCATGCTCGGGTCCATCTTCTTCTCCTTCGCATTCACGACCAATAGTATCATTCGCTCTGAAGGAAATTCGAAGTTTGCAATGATGACTATGATCATCCCCGCAGTATTGAATATCATATTGGATCCGATTTTCATTTTCGGATTAAATATGGGCGTCCAGGGGGCTTCCGTTGCGACTGTCCTTTCCCAGGCAACAGTCACCCTCGTAGTATTGAATTACTTCCTTAAAGGAAGGTCTTCTCTGACCATCAAAGCAGCATACCTGAAGCCACAGTGGAACGTGATCAGAGAAATCCTGACCATCGGAATGCCTGCTTTCATCCGCCAAGTATCGGGAAGCGGCATGATGATCGCCATCAATTTGATGCTCATCAAGTTCGGTGGGGAATTTGAGGTCGGGGTCTTCGGAATCGTACAGAAACTCGCGATGTTTACAATCATGCCTATGATTGGTGTTTTACAAGGGATGCAGCCGATCATCGGGTATAACTACGGAGCCAACAATGATAGCCGCTTAAAAGAAACGGTACTGCTCGGCATGAAAGTCGTCACCGTGATTTCTACCGGCATCTTCGTAGTTATGATGGTATTCCCTGAAGGACTGATGAATATTTTCACTGGAGATGCAGAAACGATTGAAACAGGAGCCTATGCAATCCGGATTATGTTCGCCCTTGCGATGTTAATCGGGGCTCAGGTCGTCAGTGGCGGTCTATACCAAGCATTAGGAATGGCGAAGCCGGCACTCATCTTATCGATGGCACGGCAGGTCTTATTCCTCATCCCGCTTGTCTTGATCTTGCCGAACTTCTTCGGTGTCACAGGGGTTTGGTTAGCCTTCCCTCTTTCTGATTTATTAGCTTTTGCCTTATCGATGATTTTCTTATACAAAGATCGGAGACTTTTTTTCAAATCGAAAAAAGACGCTCCTCCATATGAAGCCACTGAAAAACCCTTTTCAATCTAGAGGAGCTGTTAAAGTTTGTTGTTGCTTCTCACGATCGCTGGTCGGTGGATGCTTGCCGCAGACACGATTTAAGGCAATAGCCTCAGAGTATATCAAACTCTGAGGTTTTTTTTATGTTTTTATAACGATCAAGCAGATCCCATAGAGGCCAGGTACACAGGAAATCCTTTCTTAATGATAGAAAAGCCAACCTAACCTCACGTTTGAAAGTCAGTCCTATTTTCTATGACAACCTCCTCTTGATTCCACCATCTTTTCCCAAAGATTACAATCTATTTATAGCAACAACTGACAATTTCCGTTAGAATAAGACAGAGAGTTTTATTTTTCTTCGCAAAAGGATGGAACACATGACATACTCTATCAATTTAATTAAATTGTTCACACGCCGTGATGATCATTTATTCAAACTGAATGAGGCAGAGCGGATCAAGAATGTTTGGAACCTATTATTCTTGTTACTAGGTCTGACGATTCTTACATATGTTTGGACCGCGTGGCTCGGCTTAGGGACAGATGCCATTTCAGCGAACATGTCAGACATGAACAGGGTAGAATACGAACTGAGGAAAGCATGGTTTTTGATGGGCCGGGCAGGTTTTGCCATCCTCTTGTTTCTTTTCATCCTTTTCATCTCATCTTTCTTTTTCTGGTTATTCAACAATGTCTCCTATAAAAAATTGTTCGTCCTTCAGATGAACATTCTGCTCATCATGTTGATCGAACGGGTGACTTGGATACCATTGATGGTGTACGCAGGCATCGACTGGTATGTCTCCCCTTTCTCATTCGGTGTGATTGCATCTTCTTTCACTTCGATTGAATGGGTCATTTATTTCTGCGGTGCCATTTCCATTTTTCAATTATTCATCATTTGGTATCAAGTTAAGTGCCTTTCTTGGTTATCATCAACGAAAAAAGGGTGGATTTGGACAGGTGTCATTTTCTGGCACCTGCTATTATGGGCAGGGACCGCCGCCCTTTCCTATTACGATTTGTTCCTACTTTATCTAATCAGGTAAGAAAGCAGCAGGTGGAAAAATCATGGCTAAAAAAAATTACAAAGGAAGAATCATAGGTTTATTGATTGTCGCATTTATCACGACAAACGCTTTACTCATCTTTTTTGATGATAAGGAAAAGGTTGACCGCAAATCCTACATCAACGAATGGTCAAGGACCATCACCTATGATTTATTCGAAAAACTTCAAACAAGAGGTGTCTTCACTTCTGAAGAATCCAGTCCTGTGTATTTCAATGAGGAGACAGGCTCTTTCGGAGAATTTCTCGTCAAGGAAGGGGATTCAGTCAGTGAGGGTGATGACTTATACACGTACGAAGTCGAAAATTATTACCAGCAGGAAGCAAATCTTCAAGGAGAAATCAGCCGGTTGGAAGAGGAAATCGGAGCGATTGAGGACTACATAGATGAAGTAGAGGATTATACCATTCCTGATCCCCCTCAATCTGAAAATGACAGTCCTTTCGGCAGTGATGATTCTGAGGAGACACCTCCTCCTTCTTATGTGGAAACAGAGTTTCTGAAAGAAGAAAAAATTGCTGAAAAAGAAAAAGAGCTCGCTAAGCAGGAAGCGATGTTGGAAATGGTTGAAGACCAGCTTGACCAACTCCAGGATAATGGCGATCAAATAACTGTCACCAGCACTTTTTCAGGGACAGTCACCCATATTTCTGAAGAGTTGGAAGCTCCATTACTCACATTGGAATCCAGGAATCTTGTACTTGAAGGCGAACTGCGTGAAGGTGAACGCAAAGATGTTGAAGAAGGCATGTCAGCTGAAATTTCTGTGCCTGACCTTGATGTAGAAGCAACAGGCACCCTTGAATCTGTTGACGAATTCCCTGAGGATATGAAAGTTCATCGCTCAAGCCGATATCCTTACTCCATATCATTGGACGACGCAAATGAAGAGTTGCTTCCTGGATATCACGCAGATGTGAAACTTATCACTGATGAAGCTCTTGGGGTTGTCACTTCCTTGGAAACAGCTCTTGAAACAGACGAAAACCTATACGCATGGGTTATGAATGCTGAAGGACAGTTGGAACGCCGTGAAATCGAGTCCGGTCTGGAGGAAAATGGACTTGTTGAAATTGTATCTGGTTTAGAAGAAGGAGAGTGGTTAGCCATCTATCCGAAAGATGAATTCAGAGACGACGCTACATTCTTCACTCCACTGAAAATCGATGAGATGCCCGTTCAAGACCTGTTTAAAATAGAGCAGAAATCCATGATTACTTATGGTTTGCTCGGTATAATGTCCCGATGATTCTGTGACTATGAAACAGGCTCTTTACCTTAGGGCCTGTTTTTTTATTGGGCAGCATACGTATGTTTTGCAACTCTATTTATCACATGGGACGATATAAGTAAGAGAACATCTTTTTACTAGAAGGGGGAACAAAAATGAAACTCAGTGTATTGGATCAGTCCCCCATACTTTCAGGGATGAACCCACACGATGCACTCCAACAAACGACCGAATTAGCTAAATGGACAGATCGGCTCGGGTATCACCGCTTTTGGATTTCTGAACATCACAGTACAGAGACCTTGGCAGGATCCGCTCCAGAAATTTTAGCTGCCCACTTGGCCGCACATACGAATCAAATAAGAATTGGTACGGGAGGCGTACTCCTCCCCCATTATAGTTCTTATAAGGTAGCTGAATCTTTCCGATTACTTGAAACACTTCATCCTGGCAGGATAGATTTAGGTGTCGGACGGGCTCCCGGGGGCATGCCGAACGTCAACCTGGCTTTGAACCGAGGCAAGCTTCCGAATGTAGAAGGTTACCCGGCGCAAGTAGAAGAACTGATGGCTTATTTGCATGGTCAGGATCCTCAGGGTATGGATATATATGCGACACCATCCGGAGAAACGGCCCCACCTATTTGGATGCTTGGTTCAAGTGGTACAAGCGCTAGATTAGCCGCTGATTTAGGAGCATCCTATTCTTTCGCCCACTTCATCAATGGACGTGGAGGGATAAGAGCTATGGACCGGTACCAGGATTACTTCACCCCTTCCATGCAGCAGAATGTTCCGATTGCGAATGTCTCAGTTTTCGTCGTTTGTGCGGAGACAGATGAACACGCAGAATATCTTGCTTCAAGCCTGGACTTAGCCTTGCTCCAAATTGAACAGGGAGGGAAACGGACACACTTTCCCACACCAGAAGAAGCCCTTTCTCATTCCTGCTCTTTATTTGAAGAGGAAAGAATTCAGGACAACCGAAAACGCATGATTGTCGGTTCACCTGAAAAAGTAAAAGAAGAAATTGAACAATTAGCCAATAGCTATGGCGTAGATGAGGTCATTGTCAATACGATAGTCACTCCTTTTGATGATCGATTGAAATCATACGAACTCCTCGCCAATGTTTTTCAACTCCATAACGCGTAGAATTCCACTAAAACTACTATGATGCGTATCATAGTAGTTTTCTTATGTCTACACACTTCAAATAGCCCTGTCCATTTTCTTCAATGACCGTTCGCTTTTATAAAGGATACTTTCTCACCACAATATTAAGACTTATTTCCTATTCATATTGTCACAAAAACAACCGATACCAATAGTTGTCAGACATCATACAAAAGGAGTGATAAAAGTGAAACGTACATATAGCATATGCATTGTGTTTCTTTCAATGGTCGGTATATTGATTGGATGTGCAAATGATACAACAGGAGCAAATACAGCCAATGAAATCAGCGCGGGACTGATTGTTACCGAAAGTGGTCTTGGTGATGATTCTTTCAGTGACTCTGCCTTCCAGGGGCTCGAACAAGCACGAGACGAGTTGGGAATCACTTTCGACTATCGAGAGCCATTTGATCAGGATTATGAAAAGCACACGGAAGACCTGATTAAACAAGGACATGATGTCATCATCGGACTTGGCTATAATGCTCAACCAGCTATAGATACTCTAGCCGAAGAATACCCAGACCAAGCCTTCGTATTGATCGATGCTGTTTCAGAATTGGAGAATGTAACATCGATTACATTTAAGGAAGATGAAGGCAGTCACTTGATCGGGCTTATTGCAGGTATGAAAACAGAAACCAATACTGTCGGATTCATTGGCGGTGAAAACATTCCGGTCATTGAACGCTTTGAGAAAGGATTCAAGGCTGGTGTGAAAGAAGCAAACCCAGAGGCTACCGTATTGACGGAATATGCGGGAACTTTCGATGACGATCAAAAAGGTCAATCCATTACACAAGACATGGTTGAAGAAGGAGCGGATTATGTCTTCCCCGCTGCTGGATTTACAGGCATCGGTGCGTTGAAAGAAGCTCAAAAGCAGGGCATTTATGCTTTCGGAGTGGACAGCGATCAATATTTCGTTGCAGAAGAAGCAGTCGTAACCTCCATGTTAAAGAATGTGAATGTCGCGCTCTACGGCGTCATGCAACAGCTGAAAGATGGAAACGGACTAGAAGGTGGAGCAAGGACCTTGGGGATTGAAGAAAAAGGGGTCGGTCTTGCACCTATCCGACTCATTGAATTGAACAATGACGAACAAAGTTTGTTGGATAAAGCAACAGGAGAATAAAAGGGGGTAGTGGTATGACCATAGGACGGCGATTATATACGATGACACTGATTCCTTTACTATTGTGCCTTGCACTCATCGGGTTCATCGTTTTTCAAATGATTGATTTGCAACGCTCATCCAACCAGGATGTACAGATTCTCTTAGAAGGTAAAGAATTGCACGGCCAACTCGTCACGGTCGAACAAACATTGACGACTTACGGGTATAACCCTTCTGAAGCATCCAGAACAGAAGCGATGACTCAAATTGAACAGACGAATACCATTTTTTCAGACATGGAACCTCTCATCGTCACTGATGAGCAGGAGCGGTGGTACAATCAAGCAGAAGCAAAGTTTACAGACTGGCAGGAAGTAGCATCAGAAGCTTTGGCAAACAGTGATGTTAACGAAGTCCAGAGGCAGGCTTCTAGGACAGCAGGTATGATCAATGACATCTATATGCTGCAACAAGAGGCTCAGAGTTGGTATGACAATCGAATGAACGATCAGCAGAAAACGATACAAAACCTAATTCTGTTCACAGTGATAGCGGCAGCTGTACTCGTTGTGTTGTCGATTCTTTCTACTACACGATTGACGAAACACATCGCCAAACCATTAAAAAATTTAGCTGAAAAAGCTTCCGAGGTTGCAAAAGGAAATCTC
Coding sequences within:
- a CDS encoding SDR family oxidoreductase; this encodes MKVLVIGANGKVGKHIINKLNDSEHKPYAMVRDTDQIPQFEELGVATVLGDLEKDFEHAFHGKDAVIFAAGSGPHTGADKTIVIDQEGAIKAADFAKANGVKRYMMLSSIGADRPEQAPDDFKYYLYAKHRADEYVKSTELDYTIVRPGGLTNEKGIGKVDLQKRTEHGEIPREDVAATLVHLLSVNESVHESYDLISGEKPLNKLFSD
- a CDS encoding SDR family oxidoreductase, whose amino-acid sequence is MKNIYLFTGFPGYLASELVKELFDQPHHIEKIYLLYLEPMEERARDQIKEWEKCTSIDLEKVHLIKGDITELQMGLEPSLSQNLQKSVTHVFHLAALYDLAIPLSAAWKVNVQGTRVVNRWLENCLNLNRYIYFSTAYVSGKREGHISEEDLLHTEGFKNHYEFTKYEAERLVKEVQPHIPTTVIRPGIVVGHTESGITAKFDGPYFILNLLDVLKHSPILPYFGKGEAKVNLVPLDYVIASTIHFAHSPESSGKTYHLTDPNPYTAKAIYQRLCELHVHKKPHLTLPISIARQSLKIKTLRQQLKIQKEALDYFLCQSEYDCTQTMKDLNGTPISCPDLFTYTNNLVSYYQTQKKNPDKHVSIF
- the abc-f gene encoding ribosomal protection-like ABC-F family protein produces the protein MIITMKNLYKIVGGEVLFEALNMEWKEQQRIGLVGRNGSGKSTLFRIITKEEAMDGGDLFIQKGIRIGYLKQIPSQWEDTGKAFLELAFKELLILSRRMKALEKEMLDPERMEKAMLEYGEIQERFTQDGGYEMEASIRRVANGLNVRHLLEQPFSQLSGGEKTKLGLAKLLLENPDVLLLDEPTNHLDLRAIEWLEEYLRQYKGTICIISHDRSFLDQVVTEVMDLESGELHTYKGNYSSFEKQKEEKLLAEFHQYEEQQKKIKKMKEAIRRLRQWANEATPPNPKLFKKAKSMEKALERMEKLDRPVIDPKKMQLSLQSEGRTGKDVFQVEGLGKAYGSTSVLKGVDLHVRYQERLAIVGTNGSGKSTLLKILLGIEEPDTGSIKRAPSIEVGYLPQNPLQHVDRDQRMIDYFRDYIRVTEGEARHRLARFMFYGYDVFRKIRHLSGGEQMRLKLAVFMYQGIQVLILDEPTNHLDIESQEVLEEALNHFEGTIIGVSHDRYFLNQCFTSTAYLIEGKLYRHIGNYDETRERWIESFESQREQSLPSSGAKEEPSANKDAGSEGYLEDEIARLEKQVVALEQQMEENGAVRDLVSLQSEKEQVEAEVERLYESWLEEE
- a CDS encoding RAxF-45 family protein, whose amino-acid sequence is MLQMHVLDYQINYVRRAIIHDSAVNGTRMSKKPGE
- a CDS encoding MarR family winged helix-turn-helix transcriptional regulator; protein product: MSEQDLYRKKKQDPSLKLFVVLAKAQRTIADLVKDDIQRYELNPTEFGVLELLYHEGDQPLQKIGEKILLASGSITYVVDKLEKKKYLERVPCPNDRRITFASITEKGRELLNSIFPDHWKQIEKIMDGLTDEEKKEAIELLKKLGKYADNKKE
- a CDS encoding YegS/Rv2252/BmrU family lipid kinase; its protein translation is MPRYQSGIFIYNGNKEETQVETALGQILPILSKEVKELKVIQTMSLEELDQVCREYGQEVDVLFIFGGDGTVHECINSMAELEKRPVIGILPGGTCNDFSRVLDTPQKLDQAARAVIQGEELQVDAGKTDEHYFLNFWGIGLVTQTSSNIDEDQKNRLGVLSYFISALKTMNQATPFKFSVSVDGEVLEGEAVMVLVTNGQFIGTRRLPVPYIDLQDGKFDVLIVKNSNLTLFRELMTMGRPSVDDRQFQELYHRQGERISIDVDQSQEVDMDGEIKGNTPAHLQVLPGHFTFLGGGPQALQAVPNE
- a CDS encoding MarR family winged helix-turn-helix transcriptional regulator, with the translated sequence MKEQIDHTLGYNIHMVSHFLQNVYNKRLGEYGLTHSQAKVIYFLASRGDQSQTELQNHLHIKASSMNGLIESLAKHERITKRSSSKDKRTKIITLTDNGLELHDTILSIIQDIEKEATAGLSPEEQQVMVSWLKKMQQNLKPITSGRENK